In one Cellulomonas sp. JZ18 genomic region, the following are encoded:
- a CDS encoding thiamine pyrophosphate-requiring protein — MVTVADGIVQRLAQWGVHRVFGYAGDGIDPILAALHRAQDEVELVTARHEEMAAFMATGHAKYGGGVGVALATQGPGAVHLLNGLYDAKLDRTPVVAIVGQVVTTALGSGYLQEVDLPVLLKDVCGQYVQTVMAPEAMTHVLDDAIRTALATSSPTAVIVPHDVQKADLPEPEQSHGVVTTSPAHARARSVPYDDDLDRAAELLAAGERVAVLAGRGAAHATREVLEVVQRLGAGLTTSLPAKPLFDEGLPFHCGVMGHLGTTASADLMARCDTLLIVGSSDPWTEFYPPLGQVRTVQVDVAARNLGAKYPVDVPLAGDAGTTLAALLARLPERSADERRPWRAHVEESVAAWRRIADERVAAPATPLNPQRVLHELSAHLPADAQVAVDVGSVVYWYARFLRLPPGVPAHLSSTLASMGSAMPYGIAAKLLHPDRPVVALSGDGAAQMNGINELVTVAHRWRDWADPRFVLLVLDNGDLAEVSWEQREMEGDPRFPVSQTVPAFPYAQYAELLGLRGIRVDEPGQLADAWREALAADRPCVLHAVVDRDAPLLPPRVPASKVEQMRQGLAQEPDGAHGRDLLDRQRAGEAGDDPAGLSAEHAG, encoded by the coding sequence ATGGTGACGGTGGCGGACGGGATCGTGCAGCGGCTCGCGCAGTGGGGCGTGCACCGCGTCTTCGGGTACGCGGGTGACGGCATCGACCCGATCCTCGCGGCGCTGCACCGCGCGCAGGACGAGGTCGAGCTCGTCACGGCGCGGCACGAGGAGATGGCCGCGTTCATGGCGACGGGCCACGCGAAGTACGGCGGCGGGGTCGGCGTGGCCCTGGCGACGCAGGGGCCGGGCGCGGTGCACCTGCTCAACGGCCTGTACGACGCCAAGCTCGACCGCACGCCGGTCGTCGCGATCGTTGGGCAGGTCGTGACGACGGCGCTCGGCAGCGGGTACCTGCAGGAGGTCGACCTGCCGGTGCTGCTCAAGGACGTGTGCGGGCAGTACGTGCAGACGGTCATGGCGCCCGAGGCGATGACGCACGTGCTCGACGACGCGATCCGCACGGCGCTCGCCACGTCGAGCCCGACGGCCGTGATCGTCCCGCACGACGTGCAGAAGGCGGACCTGCCCGAGCCCGAGCAGTCCCACGGCGTGGTGACGACGTCCCCGGCGCACGCCCGCGCGCGCAGCGTCCCGTACGACGACGACCTCGACCGGGCGGCCGAGCTGCTGGCCGCCGGCGAGCGCGTCGCGGTCCTGGCCGGTCGCGGCGCCGCGCACGCGACGCGCGAGGTGCTCGAGGTCGTGCAGCGCCTCGGCGCGGGCCTGACGACGTCGCTGCCCGCCAAGCCGCTGTTCGACGAGGGCCTGCCGTTCCACTGCGGCGTCATGGGCCACCTCGGCACGACCGCGTCGGCGGACCTCATGGCCCGCTGCGACACCCTGCTCATCGTCGGCAGCAGCGACCCGTGGACCGAGTTCTACCCGCCGCTCGGGCAGGTGCGGACCGTCCAGGTCGACGTCGCGGCGCGCAACCTCGGCGCGAAGTACCCGGTCGACGTGCCGCTCGCGGGCGACGCCGGGACGACGCTCGCGGCGCTGCTCGCGCGGCTGCCGGAGCGCAGCGCGGACGAGCGCCGGCCGTGGCGGGCGCACGTCGAGGAGTCCGTCGCGGCGTGGCGGCGGATCGCCGACGAGCGCGTCGCCGCACCCGCGACGCCGCTGAACCCGCAGCGCGTGCTGCACGAGCTGTCGGCGCACCTGCCCGCGGACGCGCAGGTCGCGGTCGACGTGGGCTCGGTCGTGTACTGGTACGCCCGGTTCCTGCGCCTGCCGCCGGGCGTGCCGGCGCACCTGTCGAGCACGCTCGCGTCCATGGGGTCGGCGATGCCGTACGGGATCGCCGCCAAGCTGCTGCACCCGGACCGGCCCGTCGTGGCCCTGTCCGGCGACGGCGCGGCGCAGATGAACGGCATCAACGAGCTCGTCACCGTCGCGCACCGCTGGCGCGACTGGGCCGACCCGCGGTTCGTCCTGCTCGTGCTCGACAACGGCGACCTGGCCGAGGTGTCGTGGGAGCAGCGCGAGATGGAGGGCGACCCGCGCTTCCCCGTCTCGCAGACCGTGCCGGCGTTCCCCTACGCGCAGTACGCGGAGCTGCTCGGGCTCCGCGGCATCCGGGTGGACGAGCCCGGGCAGCTCGCCGACGCGTGGCGCGAGGCGCTCGCGGCCGACCGGCCCTGCGTGCTGCACGCCGTGGTCGACCGCGACGCCCCGTTGCTCCCGCCGCGCGTGCCCGCGTCGAAGGTGGAGCAGATGCGGCAGGGGCTCGCGCAGGAGCCGGACGGCGCGCACGGCCGCGACCTGCTCGACCGGCAGCGCGCGGGCGAGGCCGGCGACGACCCCGCGGGCCTGTCCGCGGAGCACGCCGGATGA
- a CDS encoding L-dopachrome tautomerase-related protein, translating to MTDLELVHEFHGPMPTGVTVSRTGRVFVNYPLWGDDVPATVTELRDGQAVPYPDERWNSPSGQDDAGAFVSVQSVVVDPADRLWVLDTGSPMFEPTQPGGPKLVRVDLATDTVAQVITFAPDVALPSTYLNDVRLDLRRGDAGYAFITDSSDSGPNGLVVVDLATGDAWRRLHDHPSTKALGWQDFRPLVEGRPFVQAPEPDADAQPVAMGADGIAISADGERLLYCPLASRRWWSVSVDALVDRSLDDDAVAASVVDEGDKGTGSDGLETDDAGRVYLTAYEQDAVLRRLPDGTFETVARDPRLLWPDTLSVADGWLYVTANQLHRQATYQRGQDRREKPYALFRVRIDAGPVRLAP from the coding sequence ATGACCGACCTCGAGCTCGTCCACGAGTTCCACGGCCCCATGCCCACCGGCGTCACGGTGTCGCGCACGGGCCGGGTCTTCGTCAACTACCCGCTGTGGGGCGACGACGTGCCCGCGACCGTCACCGAGCTGCGCGACGGGCAGGCCGTGCCGTACCCGGACGAGCGGTGGAACAGCCCGTCCGGGCAGGACGACGCCGGGGCGTTCGTCTCGGTGCAGAGCGTCGTCGTCGACCCCGCCGACCGGCTGTGGGTGCTCGACACCGGCAGCCCGATGTTCGAGCCGACGCAGCCCGGCGGGCCGAAGCTCGTCCGCGTCGACCTCGCGACGGACACCGTCGCGCAGGTGATCACGTTCGCGCCCGACGTCGCGCTGCCCAGCACCTACCTCAACGACGTCCGGTTGGACCTGCGCCGCGGTGACGCCGGGTACGCGTTCATCACCGACTCCTCCGACTCCGGGCCGAACGGCCTGGTCGTCGTGGACCTCGCGACGGGGGACGCGTGGCGGCGCCTGCACGACCACCCGTCGACGAAGGCGCTCGGCTGGCAGGACTTCCGCCCGCTCGTCGAGGGACGCCCGTTCGTCCAGGCGCCCGAGCCCGACGCGGACGCGCAGCCCGTCGCGATGGGCGCCGACGGCATCGCGATCTCGGCCGACGGCGAGCGGCTGCTGTACTGCCCGCTGGCGAGCCGGCGCTGGTGGAGCGTGTCCGTCGACGCGCTCGTCGACCGGTCCCTCGACGACGACGCCGTCGCGGCGAGCGTCGTGGACGAGGGCGACAAGGGCACCGGCTCCGACGGGCTGGAGACCGACGACGCAGGACGGGTGTACCTCACGGCGTACGAGCAGGACGCGGTGCTGCGCCGGCTGCCGGACGGCACGTTCGAGACCGTCGCCCGCGACCCGCGGCTGCTGTGGCCCGACACCCTGTCGGTCGCGGACGGCTGGCTGTACGTCACGGCGAACCAGCTGCACCGGCAGGCGACCTACCAGCGCGGGCAGGACCGGCGCGAGAAGCCGTACGCGCTCTTCCGGGTGCGGATCGACGCCGGTCCCGTCCGCCTCGCGCCGTGA
- a CDS encoding STAS domain-containing protein: protein MANTPVPVPVDVPTVGAGCTVERVGGAEPLLRLHGDLDRDAAPRVEAVLRASLSGDRPHVVRLDLGPLTFVDVEGVRLLGRVQRAAAARGARLVLLHVRPLLREVARVVAPDLLAAEERPGRPGPRGS, encoded by the coding sequence GTGGCGAACACGCCGGTCCCGGTTCCCGTCGACGTCCCCACGGTCGGCGCGGGGTGCACCGTCGAACGCGTGGGCGGCGCCGAGCCGCTGCTGCGCCTGCACGGCGACCTGGACCGCGACGCCGCACCCCGGGTCGAGGCCGTGCTGCGCGCCTCCCTCTCCGGCGACCGGCCGCACGTCGTGCGGCTCGACCTCGGACCACTGACGTTCGTGGACGTCGAGGGCGTCCGGCTGCTCGGCCGGGTGCAGCGAGCCGCCGCCGCCCGCGGCGCCCGCCTCGTCCTGCTGCACGTGCGGCCGCTCCTGCGGGAGGTCGCGCGCGTCGTCGCCCCGGACCTGCTCGCGGCCGAGGAGCGGCCGGGTCGGCCGGGCCCGCGCGGGTCCTGA
- a CDS encoding GAF and ANTAR domain-containing protein, translating into MLRTDAVEEQLQQVADAAAALHPDVAACGITVRRGRRALSVGSSDPLSQVADELQYDEEEGPCLESLVHGVVVVVDDYARESRWGVYPARVAEHGLRSSLSLPLAPAGRPVGALNAYGTRPGMFAGALRDDLAAFAARAQKVVAVALRHAEQAEMVDHLHAAMESRSAIDQALGILMAQQRCTADEAFALLRRASQGRNRKVADLAADIVASVSGGPPRTGRFTP; encoded by the coding sequence GTGCTGCGGACCGACGCGGTCGAGGAGCAGCTCCAGCAGGTGGCCGACGCCGCCGCCGCGCTCCACCCCGACGTCGCCGCGTGCGGCATCACGGTCCGCCGCGGCCGGCGGGCCCTCAGCGTCGGGTCGAGCGACCCGCTCTCCCAGGTCGCCGACGAGCTGCAGTACGACGAGGAGGAGGGCCCCTGCCTCGAGAGCCTCGTCCACGGGGTGGTCGTCGTCGTCGACGACTACGCGCGCGAGAGCCGCTGGGGCGTCTACCCCGCACGCGTCGCCGAGCACGGCCTGCGCAGCAGCCTGTCCCTGCCGCTGGCACCGGCCGGCCGGCCGGTCGGGGCGCTCAACGCGTACGGCACCAGACCCGGCATGTTCGCCGGCGCGCTGCGCGACGACCTCGCGGCGTTCGCGGCCCGCGCCCAGAAGGTCGTGGCGGTCGCGCTGCGGCACGCCGAGCAGGCCGAGATGGTCGACCACCTGCACGCCGCGATGGAGTCGCGCAGCGCCATCGACCAGGCCCTCGGCATCCTCATGGCCCAGCAGCGCTGCACCGCGGACGAGGCGTTCGCCCTGCTGCGCCGCGCCAGCCAGGGCCGCAACCGGAAGGTCGCCGACCTCGCCGCCGACATCGTCGCCTCGGTCAGCGGCGGGCCGCCCCGCACCGGCCGGTTCACGCCCTGA
- a CDS encoding FAD-dependent oxidoreductase, whose amino-acid sequence MSVRRHDVVVVGGGNAGISLAAKLLRDGCRDVAVVEPKDVHHYRPLLSYVAGGTATLDDLTRPQVEVMPAACTGTATGSRPWTRRDPPCTWRVATS is encoded by the coding sequence ATGAGCGTGCGTCGTCACGACGTCGTCGTCGTCGGTGGCGGGAACGCCGGCATCTCCCTGGCGGCGAAGCTGCTGCGCGACGGGTGCCGTGACGTCGCCGTCGTCGAGCCGAAGGACGTGCACCACTACCGCCCGCTGCTCTCGTACGTCGCGGGCGGCACGGCGACGCTGGACGACCTGACCCGCCCGCAGGTCGAGGTCATGCCCGCGGCGTGCACTGGTACCGCGACCGGGTCACGGCCGTGGACCCGGCGGGACCCGCCGTGCACCTGGCGGGTGGCGACGAGCTGA
- a CDS encoding DUF488 family protein produces MPDSPPPLLTFGHGTLDQDGIVAALRAGGVRSVVDVRRFPGSRRHPHVGRDALAGWLPDAGVAYRWEERLGGRRSVRGAEAVDTWWQVAAFRAYAAHTRTDAFRAGMGDLLAEVAAAGDGRVAVMCSETVWWRCHRRLVGDVAVLLHDVEVLHLAHDGRLAPHRPAAGARVTDEGLVYDAPADAG; encoded by the coding sequence GTGCCCGACAGTCCGCCGCCCCTGCTGACCTTCGGTCACGGCACGCTCGACCAGGACGGGATCGTCGCGGCGCTGCGCGCGGGAGGCGTGCGGTCCGTGGTGGACGTCCGCCGGTTCCCCGGCAGCCGCCGGCACCCGCACGTCGGGCGGGACGCGCTGGCCGGGTGGCTGCCCGACGCGGGTGTCGCGTACCGCTGGGAGGAGCGGCTCGGCGGGCGGCGTTCGGTGCGCGGTGCGGAGGCGGTGGACACGTGGTGGCAGGTGGCGGCGTTCCGCGCGTACGCCGCCCACACGCGCACCGACGCCTTCCGCGCGGGCATGGGGGACCTGCTCGCCGAGGTCGCCGCGGCAGGTGACGGTCGCGTCGCGGTGATGTGCAGCGAGACGGTGTGGTGGCGCTGCCACCGCCGGCTCGTCGGCGACGTGGCCGTCCTGCTGCACGACGTCGAGGTGCTGCACCTCGCCCACGACGGGCGCCTCGCCCCGCACCGGCCGGCGGCGGGGGCGCGCGTCACGGACGAGGGCCTCGTCTACGACGCCCCGGCGGACGCCGGCTGA
- a CDS encoding cation:proton antiporter: protein MAPPDLADRPEAPVLLLAFAALLLVAVLVSERANRTVLSTAVLFLLGGFALGPGVLDVIDVEVGDPVVSQLAELALFSVLFTDGMRVGWRDLRAAWREPGRALLLGLPLTLLVTAALAHLVAGLPWLEALLLGAVLAPTDPVFAAAIVGRREVPMRLRHLLNVESGVNDGLALPFVLVLLGTVGGEGTPSGWVLAEEIALGLVVGIGIPLVVVRLERLPFLQASRALQPLVAVVTGLLVLAVSQVTHANLFLAAFAAGITLASASPDLRHEFEQFGELVTELLKLAAILVFGALVTPAFLFEEITLAGWVFAVLALVVARPVALAISFAGSGIPARQQAAAMWFGPKGFASVVYGLIVLESGIARADELFHLVALVIVLSILAHSSTDVVVARQFHEADDEADDQADGPPIARTPG from the coding sequence GTGGCCCCGCCCGACCTCGCCGACCGCCCGGAGGCACCCGTGCTCCTGCTCGCGTTCGCGGCCCTCCTGCTCGTCGCCGTCCTGGTGTCCGAGCGGGCCAACAGGACGGTCCTCTCGACGGCCGTGCTGTTCCTGCTCGGCGGCTTCGCGCTCGGCCCGGGCGTCCTGGACGTGATCGACGTCGAGGTCGGCGACCCCGTCGTGTCGCAGCTCGCCGAGCTCGCCCTGTTCTCGGTGCTGTTCACCGACGGCATGCGGGTCGGGTGGCGGGACCTGCGCGCGGCGTGGCGGGAACCGGGACGCGCGCTGCTGCTGGGGCTGCCCCTCACGCTGCTCGTGACCGCGGCGCTGGCGCACCTCGTGGCGGGTCTGCCCTGGCTCGAGGCGCTGCTGCTCGGTGCCGTCCTGGCGCCCACCGACCCGGTCTTCGCGGCCGCGATCGTCGGACGGCGCGAGGTGCCGATGCGGCTGCGGCACCTGCTCAACGTCGAGTCCGGCGTCAACGACGGCCTGGCGCTGCCGTTCGTCCTCGTCCTCCTCGGCACGGTGGGGGGCGAGGGCACGCCGAGCGGATGGGTGCTGGCCGAGGAGATCGCCCTGGGCCTCGTCGTCGGGATCGGCATCCCGCTGGTGGTCGTCCGCCTGGAGCGGCTGCCGTTCCTCCAGGCGTCGCGGGCGCTCCAGCCGCTCGTGGCGGTCGTGACCGGGCTGCTGGTCCTCGCGGTCAGCCAGGTGACGCACGCGAACCTGTTCCTCGCGGCGTTCGCCGCGGGCATCACGCTGGCGAGCGCGAGCCCCGACCTGCGGCACGAGTTCGAGCAGTTCGGCGAGCTCGTCACCGAGCTGCTCAAGCTCGCCGCGATCCTCGTCTTCGGCGCGCTGGTCACGCCCGCGTTCCTCTTCGAGGAGATCACCCTGGCGGGCTGGGTGTTCGCGGTGCTGGCGCTGGTCGTGGCGCGGCCCGTCGCGCTGGCGATCTCGTTCGCCGGGTCGGGCATCCCCGCGCGGCAGCAGGCCGCGGCGATGTGGTTCGGTCCGAAGGGCTTCGCGTCGGTCGTGTACGGCCTGATCGTGCTGGAGTCCGGGATCGCGCGCGCCGACGAGCTCTTCCACCTCGTGGCGCTCGTCATCGTCCTGTCGATCCTGGCCCACTCCTCGACCGACGTCGTCGTCGCGCGGCAGTTCCACGAGGCGGACGACGAGGCGGACGACCAGGCGGACGGGCCGCCGATCGCCCGCACGCCCGGCTAG
- a CDS encoding MFS transporter: MTAARPEAEPDPNRWKALSVCLTAGFMTLLDVSIVNVALPSIADQLDASAAALQWVVSGYALTFGLVLVSAGRLGDARGRRALFIAGVLVFTLASLAAGLAQSAAWLVVARLAQGVGGGIINPQVSGLIQQLFQGAERGRAFGRLGATIGVSTAIGPVLGGVILAVVGPEHGWRWVFLVNLPVGVLAILLSLRYLAPRRDKEPARDLDAVGAVLLGAGVVGVLWPLVSEQWEPVDAALLVVGLVLLAVFVLWERRVDARGGTPMVRLSLFRVPGYASGALLALAYFSGFTGIFFVLTLYLQDQLGYTPLQAGLAITPFALGSAVTAAIGGRVVSTRGRAVVVTGLVLVVAGLVLTDVLLDAAGGRSVTGWWTAAPLLLAGLGSGLVIAPNQTLALEHVPVDQAGAAGGVLQTGQRLGSAVGIAVVGALYFAGAASGDGTAGVTNGLMATVALLVVALVIGVVDLVRRRHGVTAGGAGSPARPG, encoded by the coding sequence GTGACGGCGGCGCGTCCGGAGGCCGAGCCCGACCCGAACCGGTGGAAGGCCCTCAGCGTCTGCCTCACCGCGGGGTTCATGACGCTGCTCGACGTGAGCATCGTCAACGTCGCCCTCCCCTCGATCGCCGACCAGCTCGACGCGTCCGCCGCCGCGCTGCAGTGGGTGGTGTCCGGGTACGCGCTGACGTTCGGGCTCGTGCTGGTCAGCGCGGGGCGTCTCGGGGACGCCCGCGGCCGGCGGGCGCTGTTCATCGCGGGCGTCCTGGTCTTCACGCTCGCGTCGCTCGCCGCGGGGCTCGCGCAGTCGGCGGCGTGGCTCGTCGTGGCGCGCCTCGCGCAGGGCGTCGGCGGCGGCATCATCAACCCCCAGGTCTCGGGGCTGATCCAGCAGCTCTTCCAGGGGGCCGAGCGCGGGCGGGCGTTCGGGCGCCTCGGCGCGACCATCGGCGTGTCCACCGCGATCGGTCCCGTGCTGGGCGGCGTGATCCTCGCCGTCGTCGGGCCGGAGCACGGGTGGCGCTGGGTCTTCCTCGTCAACCTGCCCGTCGGGGTGCTCGCGATCCTGCTGTCCCTGCGCTACCTCGCGCCGCGGCGCGACAAGGAGCCGGCGCGCGACCTCGACGCCGTGGGGGCCGTGCTGCTGGGCGCAGGCGTCGTCGGCGTGCTCTGGCCGCTGGTGAGCGAGCAGTGGGAGCCGGTCGACGCGGCGCTGCTGGTCGTGGGGCTCGTGCTGCTGGCGGTGTTCGTCCTGTGGGAGCGCCGCGTCGACGCGCGCGGCGGTACGCCCATGGTGCGGCTGTCCCTGTTCCGCGTGCCCGGGTACGCGTCCGGCGCCCTGCTCGCGCTCGCGTACTTCTCCGGGTTCACGGGCATCTTCTTCGTCCTCACGCTGTACCTGCAGGACCAGCTCGGCTACACCCCGCTGCAGGCGGGCCTGGCGATCACGCCGTTCGCGCTCGGCTCGGCGGTGACGGCGGCGATCGGCGGGCGGGTCGTCAGCACCCGGGGACGCGCCGTCGTCGTCACCGGGCTGGTGCTCGTCGTCGCCGGCCTCGTGCTGACCGACGTGCTGCTCGACGCGGCGGGCGGCCGGTCCGTCACGGGGTGGTGGACCGCCGCGCCGCTGCTGCTGGCCGGCCTGGGCAGCGGGCTCGTCATCGCCCCGAACCAGACGCTCGCGCTCGAGCACGTGCCCGTCGACCAGGCGGGTGCGGCGGGCGGGGTGCTGCAGACCGGGCAGCGGCTGGGGTCGGCGGTCGGGATCGCGGTCGTCGGTGCCCTGTACTTCGCCGGGGCAGCCTCCGGCGACGGCACCGCGGGCGTGACGAACGGGCTGATGGCGACGGTGGCGCTGCTCGTGGTCGCGCTCGTCATCGGCGTCGTCGACCTCGTGCGACGCCGGCACGGGGTCACCGCCGGCGGCGCGGGCTCCCCCGCCCGGCCCGGCTGA